GGGAGGATTTTCCATAGACTTTCCCACAGCCACTGTAGGGGCACTTGTGCCTCTTTTCGGAGGCGTGTTTCCCCTTCGCAGCCACtccagggtggaggagggagagcgGGCTGGGCGCGCTGCCAGGATCCTGTCTCTCCTCCGGGCTGTGGGAAGGACTCGACCCAGATTCGGTGGTCACGTCGCTGTCGGATCCCATATCCTCATCAGGACTCTCCAGGCTGTCGCTGCACACCGAAGGGGTCTGGATGGGTCGGTACTTGTTCAGGTCCAACAAGCTCTTGGCGATGGTGACCAGCGTGCAATAATCCTTCCAGGTGTCCCCCGGGTCACCGTGCTCCTTGGTCACCTCACGCTCAGGTAGTCGCAGCCGCTCGGCGTCCGGAGCGCCCCCATGCTCCGGCACCGCAGCGCGGTTCGAAATGGAAACCAGAcactgggcagccacaagtccatGTAGGCGGCCGCAGACATGGTGCGGGCGACAGCAGCCCCAGCGACGCGGCCAAACTTGGTGGTGGCTGCAGAGGTTCGGCTCGCTGTGCCCTGGCCTCGGACGATGAGCGCGGCGCTGCGCGGTggccaagggggcgggggcgcggggcgcTTCCGACTCGCAGGAGCGCCGAGGCGACCTCAGCCCCTCATCTTTACGTAACCGGCAGCGCCTCCGCACGCAGCATCCACGGCCCCGGGCTTCGCTGCGCCGCCGCTTCTCGCCGCCGATGGTGCCCCACGCCGGGCGCTATACCCCCGACGGGCGCGCCGGCCGCTCCGAGCCGGCTCCCTTGGAAAGGTGCCACACGTGGCGGTCGCAAGTTTATTCGACCAAAAACGCCCCCGAGGCGCTGAGAGAGGAAACTGCAAGAGAGGTACACGCCCTCAGCCGCCTCTCCGTC
The Sus scrofa isolate TJ Tabasco breed Duroc chromosome 1, Sscrofa11.1, whole genome shotgun sequence DNA segment above includes these coding regions:
- the KLF9 gene encoding Krueppel-like factor 9 (The RefSeq protein has 1 frameshift compared to this genomic sequence); this encodes MSAAAYMDFVAAQCLVSISNRAAVPEHGGAPDAERLRLPEREVTKEHGDPGDTWKDYCTLVTIAKSLLDLNKYRPIQTPSVCSDSLESPDEDMGSDSDVTTESGSSPSHSPEERQDPGSAPSPLSLLHPGVAAKGKHASEKRHKCPYSGCGKVYGKSSHLKAHYRVHTGERPFPCTWPDCLKKFSRSDELTRHYRTHTGEKQFRCPLCEKRFMRSDHLTKHARRHTEFHPSMIKRSKKALANPL